Proteins from one Deltaproteobacteria bacterium genomic window:
- a CDS encoding serine/threonine protein kinase encodes MAARSKTQTRFGKYRLLRRLARGGMAEIFLARYEAAAGISKVVVVKKILPAFADNPRFLKMFIDEARVTVGLSHGNIAQVFDFGEIDGSYYLAMEYVQGQALSSVLTRTTEAGLAFPIPIACFVTMEVCKGLGYAHRKCDETGKPLGIVHRDVSPQNVMISYEGQVKVVDFGIAKAANLAGDTRAGALKGKYLYFAPEQARSRPIDARTDVCATGIVLYELLTGRRPYSGVLMDVLESILKGHFPKPRALEPEIPPSLERIVLKAMAVSPDDRYQSAAEMQEAIGAFLFKAAPRFTSSSVAHFVRYLYQPEIEATGQAVELPESFLEQVPLWERRHHRSTPTSPGSAGSGESALPGTAEERGRLESGDTGVDTAGTDSGSFASADLIHPSTAEAPLPRPRRPLPRPVIWGGLGALLAVIFAAAGLTAASSMKRVPGVGVLAIESEPPGARIFLDGEDTGQETPYVFQGLAPGQQYGLTLRLAGHQPRMASVTASTTGSTTVTYDLAPERQPVAPVVTATDEELDEAIRQAAEKEAQTNISGLAGALGDLAAEMGQTGKKLDPTPQRVTVRTLDVRKLGGISRGLDPKQRNTLSMTGAAFLADPMVTAATTQAYYVVERLRGDASLDRGVLSSAEPIQIPAGAHRVHFLFADDNIDDDSGQLIVRIQPDRGRFREVTLDPRRHSFSPAKLGLPYLQHLKVTERYEIYLGDQPPCLYSRGPMLKTWSGLSTPEPAIGVFEDGALMRGGVDLRIFDLAAGRRPNRTLVVKATHSR; translated from the coding sequence GTGGCCGCCCGCAGCAAGACCCAGACCCGTTTCGGGAAGTACCGCCTGCTGCGCCGGCTCGCCCGGGGCGGGATGGCCGAGATCTTCCTGGCCCGCTACGAGGCGGCCGCCGGCATCTCGAAGGTGGTGGTGGTCAAGAAGATCCTGCCGGCCTTCGCCGACAACCCGCGCTTCCTCAAGATGTTCATCGACGAGGCCCGGGTCACGGTGGGCCTCTCGCACGGCAACATCGCCCAGGTCTTCGACTTCGGAGAGATCGACGGCAGCTACTACCTGGCGATGGAGTACGTGCAGGGGCAGGCCCTCTCCTCGGTGCTGACCCGGACGACCGAGGCCGGGCTCGCCTTCCCGATCCCCATCGCCTGCTTCGTGACCATGGAGGTCTGCAAGGGCCTCGGCTACGCCCACCGCAAGTGCGACGAGACGGGCAAGCCCCTCGGGATCGTGCACCGCGACGTCTCGCCCCAGAACGTGATGATCTCCTACGAGGGGCAGGTGAAGGTCGTGGACTTCGGCATCGCGAAGGCCGCCAACCTCGCCGGCGACACGCGCGCGGGCGCCCTGAAGGGCAAGTACCTCTACTTCGCGCCGGAGCAGGCCCGCTCCCGGCCCATCGACGCGCGCACCGACGTCTGCGCCACGGGGATCGTCCTCTACGAGCTGCTCACCGGCCGCCGCCCCTACTCGGGGGTGCTGATGGACGTCCTCGAGTCGATCCTGAAGGGGCACTTCCCGAAGCCCCGCGCCCTCGAGCCCGAGATCCCCCCCTCCCTCGAGCGGATCGTGCTCAAGGCGATGGCGGTCTCCCCGGACGATCGCTACCAGTCCGCCGCCGAGATGCAGGAGGCCATCGGCGCCTTCCTCTTCAAGGCCGCCCCGCGCTTCACCTCCTCCTCGGTGGCTCACTTCGTGCGCTACCTCTACCAGCCGGAGATCGAGGCCACCGGCCAGGCGGTGGAGCTCCCCGAGAGCTTCCTCGAGCAGGTCCCCCTCTGGGAGCGCCGCCACCATCGCTCCACCCCCACCTCCCCGGGCTCCGCCGGCTCCGGCGAGAGCGCCCTGCCGGGCACGGCCGAGGAGCGCGGCCGCCTCGAGAGCGGTGACACCGGCGTGGACACCGCGGGGACCGACAGCGGCTCCTTCGCCAGCGCCGACCTCATCCACCCCTCGACCGCCGAGGCCCCGCTGCCCCGCCCCCGGCGGCCCCTGCCCCGCCCCGTGATCTGGGGCGGCCTCGGCGCCCTCCTGGCCGTGATCTTCGCGGCGGCCGGCCTCACCGCGGCGTCCTCCATGAAGCGGGTGCCCGGCGTGGGGGTGCTGGCGATCGAGAGCGAGCCCCCCGGGGCCCGGATCTTCCTGGACGGAGAGGACACCGGCCAGGAGACCCCCTACGTCTTCCAGGGGCTGGCGCCCGGCCAGCAGTACGGCCTCACCCTGCGCCTCGCGGGACACCAGCCGAGGATGGCCTCGGTGACCGCCTCCACCACCGGCTCGACCACCGTCACCTACGACCTCGCCCCCGAGCGCCAGCCGGTCGCGCCGGTGGTCACCGCCACCGACGAGGAGCTCGACGAGGCGATCCGCCAGGCCGCCGAGAAGGAGGCCCAGACCAACATCTCGGGGCTGGCCGGCGCGCTGGGCGATCTGGCCGCCGAGATGGGCCAGACCGGCAAGAAGCTCGACCCGACGCCCCAGCGCGTGACGGTGCGCACCCTCGACGTCCGCAAGCTCGGAGGGATCTCCCGGGGCCTCGATCCCAAGCAGCGCAACACCCTCTCGATGACCGGCGCCGCCTTCCTCGCCGATCCGATGGTCACCGCCGCGACCACCCAGGCCTACTACGTGGTCGAGCGCCTCCGCGGAGACGCCTCCCTCGACCGCGGCGTGCTCTCCTCCGCCGAGCCGATCCAGATCCCCGCCGGCGCCCACCGGGTGCACTTCCTCTTCGCCGACGACAACATCGACGACGACTCCGGCCAGCTCATCGTCCGCATCCAGCCCGACCGGGGCCGCTTCCGGGAGGTCACCCTCGATCCCCGCCGGCACAGCTTCTCACCGGCGAAGCTGGGGCTGCCCTACCTGCAGCACCTCAAGGTCACCGAGCGCTACGAGATCTACCTCGGCGATCAGCCGCCCTGCCTCTACAGCCGGGGCCCGATGCTCAAGACCTGGAGCGGCCTCTCCACCCCCGAGCCCGCCATCGGGGTCTTCGAGGACGGCGCCCTCATGCGCGGCGGCGTCGATCTGCGCATCTTCGACCTCGCCGCCGGCCGCCGCCCGAACCGCACCCTCGTGGTCAAGGCCACCCACTCGCGCTAG
- a CDS encoding MoxR family ATPase: MQPESRAPADVEATARIFEKVRTEVHKAVVGQDEVLELLLVGLIAGGHVLLEGVPGVAKTLMVRAMARSLSATFRRIQFTPDLMPSDVLGTRVFDLETRTFALTRGPVFTDILLADEVNRAPPKTQSALLEAMQERSVTLDGEHHDLPPIFTVFATQNPIESEGTYPLPEAQLDRFLFKVQVGYPTDAEEDRILELAHHGMALGDLDRVKIDSTVTVEEVLAAREALHAVEVRDVVRDYLRQLVAATRKAPEVRLGAGPRAAVHLLLCTKAVAALAGRDFVTPDDVRRLVPPTLAHRLLLTADAEVDGIQPEEVLARILDEIEVPR, encoded by the coding sequence ATGCAGCCTGAAAGCCGAGCCCCCGCCGACGTGGAGGCCACCGCCCGGATCTTCGAGAAGGTGCGCACCGAGGTGCACAAGGCCGTGGTGGGGCAGGACGAGGTCCTCGAGCTCCTCCTCGTCGGCCTCATCGCCGGGGGGCACGTGCTCCTCGAGGGCGTGCCGGGGGTCGCCAAGACCCTGATGGTGCGAGCGATGGCCCGCTCCCTCTCGGCGACCTTCCGCCGGATCCAGTTCACCCCGGACCTGATGCCCTCGGACGTGCTGGGCACCCGGGTCTTCGACCTGGAGACCCGCACCTTCGCCCTGACCCGCGGGCCGGTCTTCACCGACATCCTCCTGGCCGACGAGGTGAACCGCGCGCCGCCCAAGACCCAGTCGGCGCTCCTCGAGGCGATGCAGGAGCGCAGCGTCACCCTCGACGGCGAGCACCACGACCTGCCGCCGATCTTCACGGTCTTCGCCACCCAGAACCCCATCGAGTCCGAGGGCACCTATCCCCTGCCCGAGGCCCAGCTCGACCGCTTCCTCTTCAAGGTGCAGGTGGGCTACCCCACCGACGCCGAGGAGGATCGCATCCTCGAGCTGGCCCACCACGGGATGGCGCTGGGGGATCTCGACCGGGTGAAGATCGACTCGACGGTGACCGTCGAGGAGGTCCTCGCCGCCCGGGAGGCCCTCCACGCGGTGGAGGTCCGCGACGTGGTGCGCGACTACCTGCGGCAGCTGGTCGCCGCCACCCGCAAGGCCCCCGAGGTGCGGCTGGGCGCCGGCCCCCGGGCCGCGGTGCACCTGCTGCTCTGCACCAAGGCGGTCGCCGCCCTCGCCGGCCGCGACTTCGTCACCCCCGACGACGTGCGCCGGCTGGTGCCCCCCACCCTGGCCCACCGCCTGCTGCTCACCGCCGACGCGGAGGTCGACGGCATCCAGCCCGAGGAGGTCCTCGCCCGGATCCTCGACGAGATCGAGGTGCCGCGCTGA
- a CDS encoding DUF58 domain-containing protein, whose product MVVLLLLPLLLLLFAPAEPRVLWAAGLLDLLILGLAFLDAELASLTRLEVVRELPPRLSVGVASDVTLRLKNHGTRSATVELHDQAPAAFDPRPERIPLVVPPATRVQRGEKQEEQPGEAAALLRVQPPARGRYAWGAVYLRVRGPFGLAWAERIEPLARPVKVYPDVRAGRLLLAGGVRDLERVGAHQLRREGEGSELETLRDYVYGDPFRDIDWKATARREKPVVRVRQPERSQTVLICVDASRLMAVKSGNLTKLDYAVNAALLTAFVALRNDDRVGLMLFADDVHTFVPPGKGKGQYHQILERLYAATPTRTYVDYRAFARTLLARQPRRALVLTLTELHDEATTRPLMDQVRRLSTRHLPVVVSLRDPGLEAAARQRPTTPEDRYRMAAAAELLTERAALQRGLSAAGARIIDRPPEDAVLAAVNAYVEVKQRHLL is encoded by the coding sequence GTGGTGGTGCTCCTCCTCTTGCCCCTCCTGCTGCTGCTCTTCGCGCCGGCCGAGCCGAGGGTGCTCTGGGCGGCGGGCCTCCTCGATCTGCTGATCCTGGGGCTGGCCTTCCTCGACGCCGAGCTGGCCAGCCTGACCCGGCTGGAGGTGGTGCGCGAGCTCCCGCCCCGCCTCTCGGTGGGCGTCGCCAGCGACGTCACCCTTCGCCTGAAGAACCACGGCACCCGCAGCGCCACCGTCGAGCTGCACGACCAGGCCCCGGCCGCCTTCGATCCGAGGCCCGAGCGCATCCCCCTGGTGGTGCCGCCCGCGACCCGGGTGCAGCGGGGAGAGAAGCAGGAGGAGCAGCCCGGCGAGGCGGCGGCTCTCCTGCGGGTGCAGCCCCCGGCCCGGGGCCGCTATGCCTGGGGGGCGGTCTACCTGCGGGTGCGCGGCCCCTTCGGCCTCGCCTGGGCCGAGCGGATCGAGCCCCTGGCCCGGCCGGTGAAGGTCTACCCCGACGTGCGCGCCGGCCGCCTGCTCCTGGCCGGCGGGGTGCGGGACCTGGAGCGGGTCGGCGCCCACCAGCTGCGCCGGGAGGGCGAGGGCTCCGAGCTCGAGACCCTGCGCGACTACGTCTACGGCGACCCCTTCCGGGACATCGACTGGAAGGCCACCGCCCGGCGCGAGAAGCCCGTGGTGCGGGTGCGCCAGCCCGAGCGCTCCCAGACCGTGCTCATCTGCGTCGACGCGAGCCGCCTGATGGCGGTGAAGAGCGGCAACCTCACCAAGCTCGACTACGCGGTGAACGCCGCCCTCCTCACCGCCTTCGTCGCCCTGCGCAACGACGACCGGGTGGGGCTGATGCTCTTCGCCGACGACGTCCACACCTTCGTGCCCCCGGGGAAGGGGAAGGGGCAGTACCACCAGATCCTCGAGCGCCTCTACGCCGCCACCCCCACCCGCACCTACGTCGACTACCGCGCCTTCGCCCGCACCCTCCTCGCCCGCCAGCCCCGCCGGGCCCTCGTGCTCACCCTCACCGAGCTCCACGACGAGGCCACCACCCGACCGCTGATGGATCAGGTGCGCCGCCTCTCGACCCGCCACCTGCCGGTGGTGGTCTCCCTGCGCGACCCCGGCCTGGAGGCCGCCGCCCGGCAGCGCCCCACCACCCCGGAGGATCGCTACCGGATGGCGGCCGCCGCCGAGCTGCTGACCGAGCGCGCCGCCCTGCAGCGGGGCCTCTCGGCGGCGGGGGCGCGGATCATCGACCGCCCCCCCGAGGACGCCGTCCTGGCCGCGGTGAACGCCTACGTCGAGGTCAAGCAGCGCCACCTCCTCTGA
- a CDS encoding rhodanese-like domain-containing protein, whose product MRQHTTLLLALAITSLALASTGCDNKAKKSRGATAKELVAAGAVLLDVRSPGEYQRGHLPNAVNIPITELSRRQGEVADGAKVVVYCESGVRSRQAVSLLKKKGHEVFDLGSWRDWGP is encoded by the coding sequence ATGAGACAGCACACGACCCTCCTGCTCGCCCTCGCGATCACCTCCCTCGCCCTGGCCTCGACCGGCTGTGACAACAAGGCCAAGAAGAGCCGGGGCGCGACCGCCAAGGAGCTGGTCGCCGCCGGCGCCGTCCTCCTCGACGTCCGCTCGCCCGGTGAGTACCAGCGAGGCCACCTGCCCAACGCGGTGAACATCCCGATCACCGAGCTCTCCCGCCGCCAGGGCGAGGTCGCCGACGGCGCCAAGGTCGTCGTCTACTGCGAGTCCGGCGTGCGCAGCCGCCAGGCCGTGAGCCTGCTGAAGAAGAAGGGCCACGAGGTCTTCGACCTTGGCTCCTGGCGAGACTGGGGGCCGTGA
- a CDS encoding protein kinase, with protein MTGEWPIQRAHPRFGVRIPVWVWRPDEDLPEEAEAINVSAGGMLLDLPHPPPAGARVRIGLHLGKHAEVITAEAEVLRHQERDGELLAGVRFVEVSEELAALIDRLASDVHTFGDLQIEALVGKGGMAEVYRASKRSGERMWEKVAFKRIRPELLTSATAVRLFHAEGLLASKLKHPNIVEVYEVGERMGLAYIVMELVEGCDLERLLFGCRLRKIQLPVDLAVYVAHTVAVALHHAHTTTDPETGRPLGIVHRDVGPSNVFISELGEIKVGDFGVAHFGDLATEITGPVGKPSYQAPEQIEGARPHPAMDVFATGCVLFELLTGERAFPLSADQDGRPAQLGPPPSARALRAEVPEALEAVLVRALAHDVDGQQGLLARLSGRPTRHASCGELAAALEACFDPAIGNQLAIAAVVRGVLASAG; from the coding sequence ATGACCGGGGAATGGCCGATCCAGAGAGCACACCCTCGCTTCGGGGTGCGGATCCCCGTCTGGGTCTGGCGCCCCGACGAGGACCTGCCCGAGGAGGCGGAGGCGATCAACGTCAGCGCCGGCGGGATGCTCCTCGATCTGCCCCACCCCCCGCCCGCCGGGGCGAGGGTCCGGATCGGTCTCCACCTCGGGAAGCACGCCGAGGTGATCACCGCCGAGGCCGAGGTGCTGCGCCACCAGGAGCGGGACGGTGAGCTCCTGGCCGGCGTCCGCTTCGTCGAGGTGAGCGAGGAGCTGGCCGCCCTCATCGACCGGCTGGCCAGCGACGTCCACACCTTCGGCGACCTGCAGATCGAGGCCCTGGTGGGCAAGGGCGGGATGGCCGAGGTCTACCGGGCCTCCAAGCGCAGCGGCGAGCGGATGTGGGAGAAGGTCGCCTTCAAGCGCATCCGGCCCGAGCTGCTGACCTCCGCGACGGCGGTCCGCCTCTTCCACGCCGAGGGCCTGCTCGCCAGCAAGCTGAAGCACCCGAACATCGTCGAGGTCTACGAGGTCGGGGAGCGGATGGGCCTGGCCTACATCGTGATGGAGCTGGTCGAGGGCTGCGACCTCGAGCGCCTCCTCTTCGGCTGCCGCCTCCGGAAGATCCAGCTGCCGGTGGACCTCGCCGTCTACGTCGCTCACACGGTGGCGGTGGCCCTGCACCACGCCCACACCACCACCGATCCCGAGACGGGCCGCCCCCTGGGCATCGTCCACCGCGACGTCGGCCCCTCGAACGTCTTCATCTCCGAGCTCGGCGAGATCAAGGTGGGCGACTTCGGGGTCGCCCACTTCGGCGACCTCGCCACCGAGATCACCGGCCCGGTGGGCAAGCCCTCCTACCAGGCCCCGGAGCAGATCGAGGGCGCCCGGCCCCACCCGGCCATGGACGTCTTCGCCACCGGCTGCGTCCTCTTCGAGCTGCTCACCGGCGAGCGGGCCTTCCCCCTCTCCGCGGACCAGGACGGGAGGCCGGCCCAGCTGGGCCCCCCCCCCTCGGCGAGGGCGCTGCGCGCCGAGGTGCCCGAGGCCCTCGAGGCGGTCCTCGTCCGGGCGCTGGCCCATGACGTGGACGGGCAGCAGGGCCTCCTCGCCCGCTTGAGCGGGCGGCCCACCCGCCACGCCAGCTGCGGCGAGCTCGCCGCCGCCCTGGAGGCCTGCTTCGATCCCGCCATCGGCAACCAGCTCGCCATCGCCGCCGTCGTCCGCGGCGTGCTCGCCAGCGCGGGCTAG
- a CDS encoding FHA domain-containing protein, protein MNQPMADTYQQLFLSSYRKPAGALSLERFSAEHGEAFLVYFGASSELRAPARSWQATRFDDGRKAGAEKQNRSASVQIFPVRYTGRSISDRWVTVGRAARTNDIPIVDESVSASHAVFERGRGGEFLLRDANSRTGTFVNDEQVGPDDPMTLKSGDSIRFGAVTVVFLQAPEFVQLVLQLS, encoded by the coding sequence ATGAACCAGCCGATGGCGGACACCTATCAGCAGCTCTTCCTGTCCTCCTACCGGAAGCCCGCGGGGGCGCTCTCGCTGGAGCGCTTCTCCGCCGAGCACGGCGAGGCCTTCCTGGTCTATTTCGGCGCCAGCTCCGAGCTCCGGGCACCGGCCCGGTCCTGGCAGGCGACGCGCTTCGACGACGGCCGGAAGGCCGGCGCCGAGAAGCAGAACCGCAGCGCCTCGGTGCAGATCTTCCCGGTGAGGTACACGGGCCGCAGCATCTCCGACCGCTGGGTGACCGTCGGCCGCGCCGCGCGCACCAACGACATCCCCATCGTCGACGAGTCCGTCTCGGCCAGCCACGCGGTCTTCGAGCGAGGCCGCGGGGGTGAGTTCCTCCTGCGGGACGCCAACTCCCGCACCGGCACCTTCGTGAACGACGAGCAGGTCGGCCCCGACGATCCGATGACCCTGAAGTCCGGGGACTCGATCCGCTTCGGAGCCGTGACGGTCGTCTTCCTCCAGGCCCCGGAGTTCGTCCAGCTGGTCCTGCAGCTGAGCTGA
- a CDS encoding FHA domain-containing protein, whose amino-acid sequence MSRIQELVEAGIATDGYLEIETGTEQAFLFLHQGKTYCAGAEEDGRFVARSLGWFFATAPRAQKVSFYKTDLPLFLCSAVLFRKAPSAIVPVSMMDGEALLAMLLEKKKDSVLVIRHGRARSLVFCRQGVPTKVYAAPGEVFPSAGGVTESILAYIYNDPWRTEPVSVDLYDEIKLPPDREGGKPITAYTIAPEANALEWNLSLLVKLGSRVVFRFPVDRDEIHVGRSGENELILDNLSVSRHHAVITCRPSGSLEIVDQDSENGLKLRGRLVRSAVLEVGAEIGIGKYTLSVEDDRAAEAVEAPPPPDPVAAAVASFDRTVAVTSGGPIARVAHDGKMHEMWGSVFLIGKSPNTHIPIRGLFVAPVHVRIEKQADGSFLAEHLAGRRSLRVNGEKVKRHVLRSGDTLAIAHKEFTFRLPG is encoded by the coding sequence GTGTCCCGGATCCAGGAGCTGGTCGAGGCGGGGATCGCCACCGACGGCTACCTCGAGATCGAGACCGGCACCGAGCAGGCCTTCCTCTTCCTCCATCAGGGCAAGACCTACTGCGCTGGCGCCGAGGAGGACGGGCGCTTCGTCGCCCGCTCCCTCGGCTGGTTCTTCGCCACCGCGCCCCGGGCCCAGAAGGTCAGCTTCTACAAGACCGACCTCCCCCTCTTCCTCTGCTCGGCGGTGCTCTTCCGGAAGGCCCCCTCGGCGATCGTGCCGGTGAGCATGATGGACGGCGAGGCGCTCCTCGCCATGCTGCTCGAGAAGAAGAAGGACTCGGTGCTGGTGATCCGCCACGGCCGCGCGCGCAGCCTGGTCTTCTGCCGGCAGGGCGTGCCCACCAAGGTCTACGCCGCTCCGGGAGAGGTCTTCCCCTCCGCTGGTGGCGTGACCGAGAGCATCCTGGCCTACATCTACAACGATCCCTGGCGCACCGAGCCGGTGAGCGTCGATCTCTACGACGAGATCAAGCTGCCGCCGGACCGGGAGGGCGGCAAGCCGATCACCGCCTACACGATCGCACCCGAGGCGAACGCCCTCGAGTGGAACCTCTCCCTCCTCGTGAAGCTCGGCTCCCGGGTGGTCTTTCGCTTCCCGGTCGACCGGGACGAGATCCACGTGGGGCGCAGCGGGGAGAACGAGCTGATCCTCGACAACCTCTCGGTGTCCCGCCACCACGCCGTCATCACCTGTCGCCCGAGCGGCTCTCTGGAGATCGTCGACCAGGACAGCGAGAACGGCCTCAAGCTGCGCGGCCGCCTCGTGAGGAGCGCCGTCCTCGAGGTCGGGGCGGAGATCGGGATCGGCAAGTACACCCTCTCGGTGGAGGACGACCGGGCGGCCGAGGCCGTCGAGGCGCCACCGCCGCCCGATCCGGTCGCCGCGGCCGTCGCGAGCTTCGACCGGACGGTCGCCGTGACCTCCGGGGGGCCGATCGCGCGCGTCGCCCACGACGGGAAGATGCACGAGATGTGGGGGAGCGTCTTCCTCATCGGAAAGAGCCCCAACACTCACATCCCGATCCGCGGCCTCTTCGTCGCCCCGGTCCACGTCCGGATCGAGAAGCAGGCCGACGGCAGCTTTCTGGCAGAGCACCTCGCCGGCCGGCGTAGCCTCAGGGTGAACGGCGAGAAGGTGAAGCGGCACGTCCTCCGATCCGGGGACACCCTCGCCATCGCCCACAAGGAGTTCACCTTCCGGCTGCCGGGGTGA
- a CDS encoding FHA domain-containing protein, with the protein MSLLVEFRGDQRLKHLLHDVNFLGRAPGNSIQFIDPLASRYHAEIRKQPDGRFEISDLGSRHGTYVAGVAVEKHLLAPQDEIILGATRFRFEQEALLEGEGKRWHERLTCVYPVRLLLEERSYDTRAVDLSVGGVRIDLDEPIPAGTAVRLSIGFPGRTRRFRVNGRVTSNPSSQRGLGVAFVFDTPGQETVVASEVARLLKK; encoded by the coding sequence ATGTCGCTTCTGGTGGAGTTCCGTGGCGATCAACGCCTCAAGCACTTGCTGCACGACGTCAATTTCCTGGGTCGGGCGCCGGGCAACTCCATCCAGTTCATCGACCCGCTGGCCAGCCGCTACCATGCGGAGATCCGCAAGCAGCCGGACGGCCGCTTCGAGATCTCCGATCTGGGTAGCCGGCACGGCACCTACGTGGCCGGCGTGGCCGTCGAGAAGCACCTCCTGGCGCCGCAGGACGAGATCATCCTCGGGGCGACCCGCTTCCGCTTCGAGCAGGAGGCCCTCCTCGAAGGAGAAGGGAAGCGCTGGCACGAGCGCCTCACCTGCGTGTACCCGGTGCGCCTCCTCCTCGAGGAGCGCTCCTACGACACGCGAGCCGTCGATCTCTCGGTGGGTGGGGTCCGCATCGACCTGGACGAGCCCATCCCGGCGGGGACGGCCGTCAGGCTCTCCATCGGCTTCCCGGGCCGCACCCGCCGCTTCCGGGTCAACGGCCGGGTGACCAGCAACCCCTCCTCCCAGCGCGGCCTCGGCGTCGCCTTCGTCTTCGATACTCCGGGTCAGGAGACCGTGGTGGCCAGCGAGGTCGCGCGCCTGCTCAAGAAGTGA
- a CDS encoding ATP-binding protein: MNEPAQRRSIATLVAIDQPVARRFPLGECATIGRDAECEVQVIDPMVSRRHAEILQRDDGHYELVHVGQSHGTFVGQEAVDRHLLRDGDEIIVGAARFRFEELALNEVGVAALDLEAARKNTAVSFRIDLDPAKAFPPQEDVADERTIRRDYEKLRVAHELSRFLGSAPRLDQLIERTLLTAFELLAAERGVVLLSDPETGRLDPALAYSRTEADAPMVLSATVVQEVLHSGNGIVSADAASDDRFDGSQSIEREGIHSIICVPMRHAQGLVGIIYLDSKTSTYLFDAGDLDLLGAVASQAATTIQNVLLSEQLREESERVEQLVRDLPDAVILLDAEGRIAFLNPQAVHLLACWTGAEVGDPLETIGDLPINEAVNQAAHSPLELAMQAGDNRILRITANNTAESGETVLVIRDVTYERERERVLADHERMRVLGEFAWGIAHDFRNIIQIVDAQADLIQGSANSEDIGRRAESIGRAAGRAMELTRRLVLLGRGGVPEKVTVNLNEVAGRVLEFIESQLPGNIKVKTAFAEDLEPIQADPTQLEQVIVNLSMNAKDAMAGGGVLRVETANEERDGAQRVVIRLADTGTGMPEDVVKRAFEPFFTTKPEGEGSGLGLALVRRMVEEELGGTIELASTLGEGTTFTLSFPPSGATV; the protein is encoded by the coding sequence GTGAACGAACCTGCTCAGCGACGGAGCATCGCGACCCTCGTGGCGATCGACCAACCGGTGGCCCGCCGCTTCCCGCTCGGCGAGTGCGCCACCATCGGGCGCGACGCCGAGTGCGAGGTCCAGGTGATCGATCCGATGGTCTCCAGGCGCCACGCCGAGATCCTCCAGCGAGACGACGGGCACTACGAGCTCGTCCACGTCGGGCAGAGCCACGGCACCTTCGTCGGCCAGGAGGCGGTCGACCGGCACCTCCTGCGGGACGGGGACGAGATCATCGTGGGGGCCGCGAGGTTCCGCTTCGAGGAGCTGGCGCTCAACGAGGTGGGAGTCGCGGCCCTAGACCTCGAGGCCGCCCGCAAGAACACGGCGGTGAGCTTCCGGATCGACCTCGATCCGGCGAAGGCCTTCCCTCCCCAGGAGGACGTGGCGGACGAGCGGACCATCCGGCGCGACTACGAGAAGCTGCGCGTGGCACACGAGCTCTCCCGCTTCCTGGGCTCGGCGCCCCGCCTCGACCAGCTGATCGAGCGCACGCTCCTCACCGCCTTCGAGCTGCTGGCAGCCGAGCGAGGCGTGGTCCTCCTCTCCGACCCGGAGACCGGCCGCCTCGATCCCGCGCTGGCCTACAGCCGAACCGAGGCCGACGCGCCCATGGTGCTCTCGGCCACCGTCGTGCAGGAGGTCCTGCACTCCGGCAACGGGATCGTCTCGGCCGACGCCGCCAGCGATGATCGCTTCGATGGCTCGCAGAGCATCGAGCGCGAGGGCATCCACTCGATCATCTGTGTGCCGATGCGCCACGCCCAGGGCCTCGTCGGGATCATCTACCTGGACTCCAAGACCAGCACCTACCTCTTCGACGCGGGGGACCTCGACCTGCTCGGGGCGGTCGCCTCCCAGGCCGCGACCACGATCCAGAACGTCCTCCTCTCCGAGCAGCTGCGCGAGGAGAGCGAGCGGGTCGAGCAGCTGGTCCGCGATCTCCCCGACGCCGTGATCCTGCTCGACGCGGAGGGACGGATCGCCTTCCTCAACCCACAGGCGGTGCACCTCCTGGCCTGCTGGACCGGAGCCGAGGTGGGGGATCCCCTGGAGACGATCGGGGACCTGCCGATCAACGAGGCCGTCAACCAGGCCGCCCACAGCCCCCTCGAGCTCGCGATGCAGGCCGGCGACAACCGCATCCTGCGGATCACGGCGAACAACACGGCCGAGTCGGGGGAGACGGTGCTGGTGATCCGCGACGTGACCTACGAGCGGGAGCGAGAGCGGGTGCTGGCGGACCACGAGCGCATGCGGGTCCTGGGCGAGTTCGCCTGGGGGATCGCCCACGACTTCCGCAACATCATCCAGATCGTCGATGCGCAGGCCGATCTCATCCAGGGCTCGGCGAACAGCGAGGACATCGGCCGCCGCGCCGAGTCCATCGGGCGGGCTGCGGGGCGCGCCATGGAGCTGACGCGCAGGCTGGTGCTGCTCGGTCGAGGCGGGGTGCCGGAGAAGGTGACGGTGAACCTGAACGAGGTCGCCGGCAGGGTGCTCGAGTTCATCGAGTCCCAGCTGCCCGGCAACATCAAGGTGAAGACGGCCTTCGCCGAGGATCTCGAGCCGATCCAGGCCGATCCGACCCAGCTCGAGCAGGTCATCGTGAACCTCTCGATGAACGCGAAGGACGCCATGGCCGGCGGCGGGGTCCTGCGGGTGGAGACGGCCAACGAGGAGCGCGACGGCGCGCAGCGCGTCGTCATCCGCCTCGCCGACACCGGCACCGGCATGCCCGAGGACGTCGTGAAGCGAGCCTTCGAGCCCTTCTTCACCACCAAACCCGAGGGCGAGGGGAGCGGCCTCGGACTGGCCCTCGTGCGGCGGATGGTCGAGGAGGAGCTCGGCGGCACCATCGAGCTCGCCTCCACCCTCGGCGAAGGGACGACCTTCACGCTCTCCTTCCCCCCCTCCGGGGCGACGGTCTAG